From Streptomyces asiaticus, one genomic window encodes:
- the trmB gene encoding tRNA (guanosine(46)-N7)-methyltransferase TrmB gives MSEKPTTPDSHVERALPAPRDRSEPMFPGGPAADPAGSHHERRIRSFRPRRGRVTPGQGEALRRLWPQWGLDIDGLSRIDLGELFATEAGPRPGLPVVLEIGFGMGEATAQMAAADPGTGILAADVHTPGQGNLLALAERNGLDNVRVANGDAIILLREMLAPASLSGLRVFFPDPWPKKRHHKRRLIQPEFIELAATRLKPGALLHCATDWEPYAEQMLEVLSASPAFDNSQADGGYTPRPDFRPLTKFEGQGLDKGHLVHDLIFRRNDT, from the coding sequence GTGTCCGAGAAGCCCACCACCCCCGATTCCCACGTGGAGCGCGCTCTGCCCGCCCCCCGTGACCGCAGCGAGCCGATGTTCCCCGGCGGCCCCGCGGCCGATCCTGCGGGCTCGCACCACGAGCGCCGCATCCGCTCCTTCCGCCCCCGCCGCGGCCGGGTGACCCCGGGCCAGGGCGAGGCGCTGCGCCGCCTGTGGCCGCAGTGGGGCCTGGACATCGACGGGCTGAGCCGTATCGACCTCGGTGAGTTGTTCGCCACAGAGGCAGGCCCGCGCCCCGGCCTCCCCGTCGTCCTGGAGATCGGCTTCGGCATGGGGGAGGCCACCGCGCAGATGGCCGCCGCCGACCCCGGCACCGGCATCCTCGCCGCCGACGTCCACACCCCCGGCCAGGGCAACCTGCTCGCGCTCGCGGAGCGGAACGGCCTGGACAACGTCCGGGTCGCCAACGGCGACGCGATCATCCTGCTCCGCGAGATGCTGGCCCCCGCCTCGCTCTCCGGGCTGCGGGTCTTCTTCCCGGACCCCTGGCCCAAGAAGCGGCACCACAAGCGCCGCCTCATCCAGCCCGAGTTCATCGAGCTCGCCGCCACCCGGCTGAAGCCCGGTGCGCTGCTGCACTGCGCGACCGACTGGGAGCCGTACGCGGAGCAGATGCTGGAGGTACTCTCCGCGAGCCCCGCCTTCGACAACTCCCAGGCCGACGGCGGCTACACCCCGCGCCCGGACTTCCGGCCGCTCACCAAGTTCGAGGGCCAGGGGCTGGACAAGGGACACCTCGTCCATGACCTGATCTTTCGCCGCAACGACACATAA
- the lhgO gene encoding L-2-hydroxyglutarate oxidase, whose product MTALDCDVLVIGGGIVGMSTAYAITRAAPGTRVTVLEKEAGPARHQTGRNSGVIHSGIYYRPGSLKARFAVRGAAEMVKFCAEHGIPHEVTGKLIVATERSELPRLHGLVQRGRENGIPVRELGPAQIAEYEPWVRGLAAIHVGTTGVCDFGAVTARLARLAQDAGASVRYGAQVRTIGRRPSAVAVRTADGTVLRARALVNCAGLHCDHVARLAGDDPGMRIVPFRGEYYELAPSRASLVNGLVYPVPDPAFPFLGVHLTRGIDGGVHIGPNAVPALAREGYAWRTVRPQELVGTLAYPGSWRIARRHWRYGAGELRRSLSKRAFTDAVRRLLPDVTADDLIAAPAGVRAQAVLPDGTLVDDFLISQSPRIVHVLNAPSPAATASLPIGREVARRVLETLRTESRG is encoded by the coding sequence GTGACGGCGTTGGACTGCGACGTGCTGGTGATCGGGGGCGGGATCGTCGGCATGTCGACGGCGTATGCGATCACGCGCGCCGCGCCCGGCACCCGCGTGACCGTGCTCGAGAAGGAGGCGGGCCCGGCCCGCCACCAGACCGGGCGGAACAGCGGCGTGATCCACAGCGGTATCTACTACCGGCCGGGGTCGCTCAAGGCGCGGTTCGCGGTGCGCGGCGCCGCGGAGATGGTGAAGTTCTGCGCCGAGCACGGCATCCCGCACGAGGTCACCGGCAAGCTCATCGTCGCCACGGAGCGCTCCGAGCTGCCGAGGCTCCACGGCCTCGTCCAGCGCGGCAGGGAGAACGGCATTCCGGTCCGCGAGCTGGGCCCCGCCCAGATCGCGGAGTACGAGCCATGGGTGCGCGGCCTCGCCGCGATCCATGTCGGCACGACGGGCGTCTGCGACTTCGGCGCGGTGACGGCCCGGCTGGCCCGGCTGGCCCAGGACGCGGGCGCCTCGGTGCGGTACGGAGCGCAGGTGCGCACCATCGGCCGGCGCCCCTCTGCGGTCGCGGTGCGCACGGCGGACGGCACGGTGCTGCGCGCGCGGGCCCTGGTCAACTGCGCGGGGCTGCACTGCGACCACGTCGCCCGGCTGGCGGGCGACGACCCGGGCATGCGGATCGTGCCCTTCCGCGGTGAGTACTACGAGCTGGCGCCTTCCCGCGCCTCGCTGGTGAACGGCCTGGTGTACCCGGTGCCCGACCCGGCGTTCCCGTTCCTCGGCGTCCATCTGACCCGCGGTATCGACGGCGGCGTCCACATCGGGCCCAACGCGGTGCCGGCCCTCGCCCGCGAGGGGTACGCCTGGCGTACGGTGCGCCCGCAGGAGCTGGTCGGCACGCTGGCGTATCCGGGCTCCTGGCGGATCGCCCGCCGCCACTGGCGGTACGGGGCGGGTGAGCTGCGGCGTTCCCTGTCCAAGCGCGCCTTCACCGACGCCGTGCGCCGTCTGCTGCCGGATGTGACGGCCGACGACCTGATAGCGGCCCCGGCGGGCGTGCGCGCACAGGCGGTGCTGCCGGACGGCACGCTGGTGGACGACTTCCTGATCTCGCAGTCGCCCCGGATCGTCCATGTGCTCAACGCCCCGTCGCCCGCGGCCACGGCCTCCCTGCCGATCGGCCGCGAGGTCGCCCGCCGAGTGCTGGAGACCCTGCGGACGGAGTCGAGGGGGTAG
- a CDS encoding MFS transporter — MSREPRGPNEKLGTVLALAGISNAGLARRVNDLGAQRGLTLRYDKTSVARWVSKGMVPQGAAPHLIAAAIGSKLGRPVPLHEIGLADADPAPEVGLAFPRDIGQAVRSATELYRLDLAGRRGGVGIWQSLAGSFSVSAYATPASRWLISPADSSVAREPKDAEDGTTAASTSGAAAPDAIPPQRVGHSDVTKLREAAEDARRWDSKYGGGDWRSSMVPECLRVDAAPLLLGSYSDEVGRSLFGATAELTRLAGWMAFDTGQQEAAQRYYIQALRLARAAADVPLGGYVLASMSLQATYRGFADEGVDLAQAALERNRGLATARTMSFFRLVEARAQAKSGDGPACGAALKSSEGWLERSRAGDPDPSWLDFYSHERFAADAAECYRDLRLPRQVRRFTEQALARPTEEFVRSHGLRLVVSAVAELESGNLDAACAAGARAVEVANRISSARTTEYVRDLMRRLEAYRDEPRVAELREQARPLLVAPA, encoded by the coding sequence ATGTCCAGGGAGCCACGCGGGCCGAACGAAAAGCTCGGCACCGTTCTCGCCCTCGCTGGGATCAGCAACGCCGGGCTCGCGCGCAGAGTCAACGACCTCGGCGCCCAGCGTGGCCTGACGCTTCGCTACGACAAGACGTCCGTCGCGCGCTGGGTGTCCAAGGGCATGGTGCCCCAAGGCGCCGCGCCACACCTCATTGCGGCTGCGATCGGGAGCAAACTCGGCCGCCCCGTCCCCCTGCATGAGATCGGCCTGGCCGATGCCGATCCGGCCCCCGAGGTCGGGCTTGCCTTCCCGCGCGACATCGGCCAGGCCGTCCGCTCCGCGACCGAGCTCTACCGGCTGGATCTCGCGGGTCGGCGCGGCGGCGTCGGCATCTGGCAGAGCCTGGCCGGATCTTTCTCAGTAAGCGCGTACGCCACCCCGGCCTCCCGCTGGCTCATATCCCCCGCCGACAGCTCGGTGGCCCGCGAACCCAAGGACGCCGAGGACGGAACCACCGCCGCGAGCACCTCGGGCGCGGCGGCGCCGGACGCCATACCGCCGCAGCGCGTCGGCCACAGTGACGTCACCAAGCTGCGCGAGGCCGCCGAGGACGCGCGCCGCTGGGACTCCAAGTACGGCGGCGGCGACTGGCGTTCCTCCATGGTTCCCGAGTGCCTCAGAGTCGACGCGGCGCCCCTACTGCTCGGCTCGTACAGCGACGAGGTCGGCCGCTCGCTCTTCGGCGCCACCGCCGAACTGACCCGGCTCGCCGGGTGGATGGCCTTCGACACCGGCCAACAGGAGGCCGCACAGCGGTACTACATCCAGGCGCTGCGCCTGGCCCGCGCCGCGGCCGACGTCCCCCTGGGCGGCTATGTGCTGGCGTCGATGAGCCTCCAGGCCACCTACCGGGGCTTCGCCGACGAGGGCGTGGACCTGGCCCAGGCCGCCCTGGAGCGCAACCGCGGCCTGGCCACCGCCCGCACCATGAGCTTCTTCCGACTCGTGGAGGCGCGCGCCCAGGCCAAGTCCGGGGACGGGCCCGCCTGCGGGGCGGCCCTGAAGTCCTCCGAGGGCTGGCTGGAGCGCTCGCGGGCGGGCGACCCCGATCCGTCCTGGCTCGACTTCTACAGCCATGAGCGGTTCGCGGCCGACGCCGCCGAGTGCTATCGCGATCTCCGGCTGCCGCGCCAGGTGCGGCGCTTCACCGAGCAGGCGCTGGCCCGGCCGACGGAGGAGTTCGTACGGTCGCACGGGCTGCGGCTCGTGGTGTCCGCCGTCGCCGAACTCGAGTCCGGCAATCTGGACGCGGCCTGCGCGGCGGGCGCCCGTGCCGTGGAGGTCGCCAACCGGATCTCGTCCGCGCGCACCACGGAGTACGTGCGCGACCTGATGCGGCGCCTCGAGGCGTACCGCGACGAGCCGCGCGTCGCCGAGCTGCGCGAGCAGGCGCGGCCGCTGCTGGTGGCCCCGGCGTGA
- a CDS encoding asparagine synthase-related protein, which translates to MRWLVGWSSTASGPVSSEGRAIQPVGAQLLWSDPDPLWAVGDWRPDEVRVVQTDPFTRLAVFGCCGASDEELRVGLFAARGGALRHLTAWPGSYTAVAQAGRRVTIVGDLAGARPVFHTDWAGGTAYATAALPLADLIEAQLDVGHLGALLACPDSPEAMGDGTPYMGVRRVPPGHALILRDGARDITGYEPTASLAVAAPPLEQDKAVDAVRDALVEAVRARLTAPRHAPETDDLDPGPVPGMGPAERRAARGAPAPGIGADLSGGSASATLALLAAGLPGMPGTLFGHGTEAGERLLAVTFNDLATAGGARTREAELERAGAIAANPRLHHVVVAAGEDALPYAGLDTGALTDEPGPSLVIAERHRRRLAAGSADHFIGHGARQVLDAHPARLADLLLDRRRRHLLRPATALAKADGPSAQSFFVPFTVYRAARRLARTSYRDGVQEAAARLMEHHFADEQALHGPGAVSASLAALTWCRPGPAARWLTGETLAEVSVRLEEAAVRPVLLRRPGERRADAALARYAADHRVFEQAAEIRSQRLHAPFLDNQVVRACRALPEALRVQPGARAAVLRSVLAGAGIRELPPGWGATSHASHTAAVRTGMRTWTGELMTLFDAPLLADAGLIEARVVRKALRAAAQGERLPLDGLAELVSTEVWLRRLLARRGTCWTGTAAPRQRAVAGGVAPRPSL; encoded by the coding sequence ATGCGGTGGTTGGTGGGGTGGAGCAGTACCGCATCCGGCCCGGTCTCCTCGGAGGGTCGTGCGATCCAGCCGGTCGGCGCCCAACTCCTGTGGTCCGACCCCGATCCGCTGTGGGCGGTCGGCGACTGGCGGCCCGATGAGGTACGCGTCGTCCAGACCGACCCCTTCACCCGCCTCGCCGTCTTCGGCTGCTGCGGCGCCTCCGACGAGGAGCTGCGGGTGGGCCTGTTCGCCGCCCGCGGCGGCGCCCTGCGCCATCTGACCGCCTGGCCCGGCAGCTACACGGCCGTGGCCCAGGCCGGCCGCCGCGTCACCATCGTCGGCGATCTCGCGGGCGCCCGGCCCGTCTTCCACACCGACTGGGCAGGCGGCACCGCCTACGCCACCGCCGCGCTCCCGCTCGCCGATCTCATCGAGGCCCAGCTCGACGTCGGTCACCTCGGCGCGCTGCTCGCCTGCCCCGACTCGCCGGAGGCCATGGGCGACGGCACGCCCTATATGGGCGTCAGACGCGTCCCCCCGGGCCATGCGCTGATCCTGCGCGACGGCGCCCGCGACATCACCGGCTACGAGCCCACCGCGTCCCTCGCCGTCGCCGCGCCCCCGCTCGAGCAGGACAAGGCCGTGGACGCGGTCCGGGACGCCCTCGTGGAGGCCGTACGGGCCCGGCTCACCGCCCCGCGCCACGCCCCCGAGACCGATGACCTCGACCCCGGCCCTGTGCCCGGCATGGGGCCCGCCGAGCGGCGGGCGGCCCGCGGCGCCCCGGCCCCCGGCATCGGCGCCGATCTGTCCGGAGGCAGCGCCTCCGCCACGCTCGCCCTGCTCGCCGCCGGTCTCCCCGGGATGCCCGGCACCCTCTTCGGACACGGCACCGAGGCGGGCGAGCGGCTCCTGGCCGTCACCTTCAACGACCTCGCCACGGCGGGCGGCGCGCGCACCCGCGAGGCCGAACTCGAACGGGCCGGAGCCATCGCCGCCAATCCACGGCTGCACCATGTGGTCGTCGCCGCGGGCGAGGACGCCCTGCCGTACGCGGGCCTCGACACCGGCGCCCTTACCGACGAGCCCGGCCCCTCCCTCGTCATCGCCGAACGCCACCGGCGCCGGCTCGCCGCGGGCAGCGCCGACCACTTCATCGGGCACGGCGCCCGCCAGGTGCTCGACGCCCACCCCGCGCGCCTCGCGGACCTGCTGCTCGACCGCCGCAGACGCCATCTGCTGCGCCCCGCGACGGCGCTCGCCAAGGCCGACGGCCCCTCCGCGCAGTCCTTCTTCGTGCCCTTCACGGTCTACCGGGCCGCCCGACGGCTGGCCCGCACCTCCTACCGCGACGGCGTCCAGGAGGCCGCCGCGCGCCTTATGGAGCACCACTTCGCCGACGAGCAGGCGCTGCACGGCCCCGGCGCCGTATCCGCCTCCCTCGCCGCCCTGACGTGGTGCCGCCCCGGGCCCGCCGCCCGCTGGCTCACCGGCGAGACGCTCGCCGAGGTGTCCGTCCGGCTGGAGGAGGCGGCCGTGCGCCCCGTGCTGCTGCGCCGCCCCGGGGAGCGCCGCGCCGACGCCGCCCTGGCCCGCTACGCGGCGGACCACCGCGTCTTCGAGCAGGCCGCCGAGATCCGCAGCCAGCGCCTGCACGCGCCCTTTCTCGACAACCAGGTCGTACGGGCCTGCCGCGCGCTCCCCGAAGCGCTTCGGGTGCAACCGGGGGCGCGCGCCGCGGTGCTGCGGTCGGTCCTCGCCGGAGCGGGCATCCGCGAGCTGCCCCCCGGCTGGGGAGCCACCTCCCACGCCTCCCACACCGCCGCCGTACGGACCGGCATGCGCACCTGGACGGGCGAGCTGATGACCCTCTTCGACGCGCCGCTGCTGGCCGACGCGGGCCTGATCGAGGCCCGTGTCGTCCGTAAGGCGCTGCGCGCCGCCGCGCAGGGGGAGCGGCTGCCCTTGGACGGCCTGGCCGAGCTCGTCTCCACCGAAGTCTGGCTGCGGCGCCTGCTGGCCCGCCGCGGCACCTGCTGGACGGGCACCGCGGCGCCGCGACAGCGGGCGGTGGCGGGCGGAGTGGCGCCGCGGCCGAGCCTGTGA